The following are from one region of the Nicotiana tabacum cultivar K326 chromosome 3, ASM71507v2, whole genome shotgun sequence genome:
- the LOC107771623 gene encoding transcription initiation factor TFIID subunit 13, with amino-acid sequence MNNSSIGPSSKARVGASQPSESSLKRKRGMFQKDLQHMMYGFGDDSNPLPETVALVEDIVVDYVTDMVHKAQDIATKRGKLLTEDFLFLIRKDLPKLNRCTELLSMNEELKQARKAFEVDEEKLATLE; translated from the exons ATGAACAACTCTTCTATAGGGCCATCGTCAAAAGCTAGAGTAGGAGCATCACAACCATCAGAAAGTTCATTAAAAAGAAAACGCGGCATGTTTCAGAAAGACT TGCAACACATGATGTATGGGTTTGGAGATGATAGTAAT CCGCTTCCAGAAACTGTGGCACTTGTGGAGGACATCGTTGTGGATTATGTCACTGATATG GTGCACAAAGCTCAAGATATTGCAACCAAAAGGGGGAAGCTTTTGACAGAGGACTTTCTGTTCTTAATCAGAAAG GACTTGCCCAAACTTAACCGGTGTACagaattattgtccatgaatgaGGAGCTGAAACAAGCTCGGAAGGCTTTTGAGGTTGACGAAGAGAAATTAGCTACACTTGAGTGA
- the LOC107771621 gene encoding uncharacterized protein LOC107771621, whose product MSASKSSARKRVSEPEIPKSESKRRVGAVEEEFDAEISDDIKGIMTALKQIREKAQQDGLKKKEETISSVTSEVKSKIDELKLKLEKDRQNFAKTLSKSSKECENLLKTETAKFQSIYENFNKEKATHLQSLKDTISKYEEEKERLFMRYEQLRKKEKSMISELEQDSKKRITELEESLKKKKQDDKAFSFLRKTLGSFLDNASDEDFPPDD is encoded by the exons ATGTCAGCATCAAAATCGAGCGCAAGGAAGAGAGTTTCGGAGCCGGAAATTCCGAAATCGGAGAGCAAAAGGCGAGTCGGCGCCGTCGAGGAAGAATTCGATGCTGAGATCTCAGA TGATATCAAAGGGATTATGACGGCGTTAAAGCAGATTAGAGAGAAAGCACAACAGGACGgtctgaagaagaaagaagaaactaTCTCTAG CGTGACTTCAGAAGTCAAGTCAAAGATTGATGAGCTGAAACTAAAACTTGAGAAAGACAG GCAAAATTTTGCCAAGACACTGTCCAAGAGCTCCAAAGAG TGTGAGAACTTACTTAAGACTGAAACAGCTAAGTTTCAATCAATTTATGAGAATTTCAACAAGGAGAAAGCTACACATCTGCAGTCTCTCAAAG ATACTATATCCAAATatgaggaagaaaaagaaagactaTTCATGCGATATGAGCAGCTAA gaaagaaagagaagagcATGATATCTGAACTTGAGCAAGACTCTAAGAAACGAATTACTGAACTAGAGGAGTCGCTGAAGAAAAAGAAGCAG GATGATAAAGCATTCAGCTTTCTGAGAAAAACTCTAGGTTCATTTCTGGATAATGCCTCAGATGAGGACTTCCCACCTGATGATTGA